Proteins found in one Anopheles aquasalis chromosome 3, idAnoAquaMG_Q_19, whole genome shotgun sequence genomic segment:
- the LOC126577918 gene encoding aminopeptidase N isoform X1: MKRRNDYKVAMAESVELEPLGGMDKLSETTDSKKRNGINKFAAVLAGEQRRGGPVKVSVVGSGGPNSKPWRRERIGMTEPDSDDDAFLTGGDSSSRPVRDGVAVCSQKRALLVTAIVLGTLLATALVIAYAGPQTVCPCAGKIPPGYVPDGYNSSEPFQPIATNGQPFPWLLPTLPNNVKPNRYILTIHPNLTTLDVKGQVSIELYVEKETNFVVLHAQDLNITEKALVGPKGFALKILRMLEYTPRQQLYIETREKLRKKANYTLSIRWHSKMILDQFEGDFDMKKTLAATVLKPGSTRKAFPCFDEPHLRAAFKISLFRDRFHIGLSNSIVQDTDDVGFYMGTGLLRDDFAETPPLPPDSVSWVISDFKRELLEPSSKYQRVNASKATNVAAGSKPIVPAKVPKVASKSERKPFRNLTAVLLSKNLFKLTNNLPTKEPAPEEINVVTAHPIDGSTTTLVGEEREIMWAGETSLIRTAPAYSFYAPETHIAKGSFILHTSRDILEYLQQWLSVAYPLSKLDFVALPSLLDDLSSSLGLIVCRTSFLNEPNSISAKEYHMSVVKISEGIVKQYFGGLISPKAWKHKWLWEGLIRYLSRFLLSTIQPLWPMKELFLIDTLTKALDIDALQGWDSISAGASDTGDNDPFFVDKSASLLSMLQSAIGERNFRQCLGKFLRTYQFQTAEPADLWVLCAKQVNNSRFVKEMMIQWTNAAAFPLLNVTLNGTSLTVHQTDFRPAEYLAIYDEPMEEIEGDETAGGRSTITTTTTTTTIAPTGDTKAGSRWIFPVHYTTDVLNGNGTAHEDIEQHEQQSSLSVWLNSSEAVITLNHTPEWVKLNYGQTGYYRVLYDETNLNKLVNQLHTNNEVFSTQDRVGLVSDIFTLCHANLIPCHAAMELISYFPKEKEWGPIALGTNHLEKWRKILKYSECYLVLAEYVRQNLAKSIQTIGWEDAGEEETKLLRPVLMLSATLWEETDTIKFAKSLVSNFTANSVPIPPNLRSVAYIGSVLSGEFQYWQFCWDRYMAVRRERSSVLEERMELLRALGVTKDAWLQNRLLSHVITLPVFEIVQVLDAIAGTPTGGAMACRFLQAKWFDFQSKLGRGTVQFARVISAITQYGSTKFDYDELKSLVNRFGDGPGLKLLNMTLSTVAANVEWVSRSQASIYSWIENKYHF; this comes from the exons CCGCCGTATTGGCTGGTGAGCAAAGAAGGGGGGGACCCGTTAAGGTATCGGTCGTCGGCAGTGGGGGCCCAAACAGCAAACCGTGGCGCAGAGAACGCATCGGCATGACGGAGCCAGACTCTGACGACGATGCATTCCTGACAG GTGGCGATAGCTCGTCGCGACCGGTACGTGATGGTGTAGCCGTTTGTTCACAGAAGCGGGCACTGCTGGTGACGGCGATAGTGCTGGGAACATTGCTGG ccACTGCCCTCGTGATAGCTTATGCGGGTCCACAAACAG TATGTCCTTGCGCGGGAAAAATACCACCCGGGTACGTACCCGATGGGTACAACAGCTCGGAACCGTTTCAACCGATCGCCACCAATGGGCAACCATTTCCGTGGCTGCTGCCCACGTTACCGAACAACGTTAAACCGAATCGCTACATCCTGACCATCCATCCCAATCTGACGACGCTCGACGTAAAGG GCCAGGTATCGATAGAGCTGTACGTCGAGAAGGAAACCAACTTCGTCGTGCTACACGCGCAGGATCTTAACATTACGGAAAAG GCACTGGTGGGACCGAAAGGATTTGCCTTGAAGATTCTGCGAATGCTGGAGTACACTCCGCGCCAGCAGCTGTACATCGAGACGAGGGAAAAGCTACGGAAAAAGGCAAACTACACCCTGAGCATACGGTGGCACTCGAAGATGATACTGGATCAATTCGAGGGGGATTTCGATATGAAAAA AACGTTAGCAGCAACGGTGCTGAAACCGGGCAGTACCCGGAAAGCATTCCCATGCTTTGATGAACCCCATCTTCGGGCAGCATTCAAGATATCGCTCTTCCGAGATCGCTTCCACATAGGTCTGTCGAACTCCATCGTGCAAGATACGGATGATGTTGGATTTTACATGGGAACCGGTCTG CTACGAGACGATTTCGCCGAGACGCCACCCCTGCCACCGGATTCCGTATCCTGGGTCATCAGTGACTTTAAGCGAGAATTGCTGGAACCGTCGTCCAAGTATCAGCGTGTGAATGCGAGCAAAGCGACTAATGTAGCCGCCGGAAGTAAGCCGATTGTTCCAGCGAAAGTTCCCAAGGTGGCaagcaaaagcgaaaggaaaccgTTCCGCAATCTGACCGCCGTACTGTTGTCGAAGAATCTGTTTAAACTCACCAACAATCTGCCGACAAAagaaccggcaccggaggaAATCAACGTAGTAACCGCTCATCCGATCGATGGCAGCACGACGACTCTGGTGGGAGAGGAGCGGGAAATTATGTGGGCTGGCGAAACGTCACTAATCAGGACGGCTCCGGCCTACAGTTTCTACGCACCGGAAACCCACATCGCCAAGGGATCCTTCATACTGCACACGTCACGGGACATTCTGGAGTACCTACAGCAGTGGCTGTCGGTAGCGTACCCGCTGTCGAAGCTAGACTTTGTAGCCCTCCCGTCGTTGCTGGACGATCTGTCGAGCTCGCTGGGTTTGATTGTCTGCCGCACGTCCTTCCTCAACGAACCGAACAGTATCTCGGCGAAAGAGTACCACATGTCGGTGGTCAAGATATCGGAGGGCATCGTGAAGCAGTACTTTGGTGGGCTGATCTCACCGAAGGCCTGGAAGCACAAGTGGCTCTGGGAGGGATTGATACGCTACCTGAGCCGCTTTCTGCTGTCCACCATTCAGCCGCTGTGGCCGATGAAGGAGCTGTTTCTGATCGACACGCTGACCAAGGCACTCGATATCGATGCGTTGCAGGGCTGGGATAGCATCAGTGCCGGTGCTAGCGATACCGGCGACAATGATCCGTTTTTCGTCGACAAATCGGCTTCGCTGCTGTCGATGCTACAGTCGGCTATCGGGGAGCGCAACTTTCGCCAGTGTTTGGGCAAATTCCTGCGAACGTATCAGTTCCAGACGGCCGAACCGGCCGACCTGtgggtgctgtgcgcgaagcAGGTGAACAATAGTCGCTTCGTCAAGGAAATGATGATCCAGTGGACCAATGCGGCGGCTTTTCCTCTGCTGAACGTGACATTGAACGGGACCAGTTTAACCGTACACCAGACGGACTTCCGGCCGGCCGAGTATCTCGCCATCTACGATGAGCCGATGGAAGAAATCGAAGGAGATGAAACGGCTGGAGGACGAAGTACgatcacgaccacgacgacgaccactacTATTGCACCAACGGGAGATACGAAAGCTGGTTCGAGATGGATCTTCCCGGTTCACTACACCACGGATGTGctgaacggaaatggaacagCGCATGAGGACATCGAACAACATGAACAACAGTCGAGTTTGAGTGTTTGGCTAAATTCGAGCGAAG CGGTTATAACACTGAACCACACTCCCGAGTGGGTCAAGCTAAACTATGGTCAAACAGGATATTACCGAGTGCTGTACGATGAGACCAATTTGAACAAATTAGTCAACCAACTGCACACCAACAATGAAGTGTTTAGTACCCAG GATCGCGTTGGTTTGGTGTCGGATATTTTCACCCTGTGTCACGCCAATCTGATACCGTGCCATGCCGCAATGGAGCTAATTTCGTACTTCCCCAAGGAAAAGGAATGGGGCCCGATAGCGCTCGGTACGAATCACCTTGAGAAATGGCGCAAGATCCTGAAGTACTCCGAATGCTACCTGGTGTTGGCCGAATATGTGCGGCAAAATTTGGCCAAATCGATACAGACAATCGGTTGGGAGGATGCCGGCGAAGAGGAAACCAAGCTGCTGCGCCCGGTGCTGATGCTCAGTGCGACACTTTGGGAAGAGACGGACACGATCAAGTTCGCCAAGAGTTTAGTGTCGAATTTCACGGCAAACTCCGTACCGATACCACCGAATTTGCGCTCGGTCGCCTACATTGGGTCCGTGCTGTCCGGGGAGTTCCAGTACTGGCAGTTTTGCTGGGATCGCTACATGGCCGTGCGTCGCGAGCGAAGTTCCGTGCTCGAGGAACGAATGGAGCTGCTGCGGGCGCTCGGGGTGACGAAAGATGCCTGGCTGCAGAACCGATTGCTCTCGCACGTGATCACTCTACCGGTGTTCGAGATCGTGCAGGTGCTGGACGCGATCGCCGGTACGCCCACGGGTGGTGCAATGGCTTGCCGGTTTTTGCAGGCGAAATGGTTCGACTTCCAGTCCAAACTTGGACGTGGTACGGTACAGTTTGCTCGCGTCATTTCCGCCATCACGCAGTACGGTTCGACCAAGTTCGACTACGATGAG CTTAAGTCGCTTGTAAATCGTTTTGGCGACGGACCTGGCCTGAAGCTACTGAACATGACGCTGAGTACGGTGGCAGCCAACGTGGAGTGGGTGAGCCGTTCGCAGGCATCCATATACAGCTGGATCGAGAACAAATATCACTTCTGA
- the LOC126577918 gene encoding aminopeptidase N isoform X2, with amino-acid sequence MKRRNDYKVAMAESVELEPLGGMDKLSETTDSKKRNGINKFGGDSSSRPVRDGVAVCSQKRALLVTAIVLGTLLATALVIAYAGPQTVCPCAGKIPPGYVPDGYNSSEPFQPIATNGQPFPWLLPTLPNNVKPNRYILTIHPNLTTLDVKGQVSIELYVEKETNFVVLHAQDLNITEKALVGPKGFALKILRMLEYTPRQQLYIETREKLRKKANYTLSIRWHSKMILDQFEGDFDMKKTLAATVLKPGSTRKAFPCFDEPHLRAAFKISLFRDRFHIGLSNSIVQDTDDVGFYMGTGLLRDDFAETPPLPPDSVSWVISDFKRELLEPSSKYQRVNASKATNVAAGSKPIVPAKVPKVASKSERKPFRNLTAVLLSKNLFKLTNNLPTKEPAPEEINVVTAHPIDGSTTTLVGEEREIMWAGETSLIRTAPAYSFYAPETHIAKGSFILHTSRDILEYLQQWLSVAYPLSKLDFVALPSLLDDLSSSLGLIVCRTSFLNEPNSISAKEYHMSVVKISEGIVKQYFGGLISPKAWKHKWLWEGLIRYLSRFLLSTIQPLWPMKELFLIDTLTKALDIDALQGWDSISAGASDTGDNDPFFVDKSASLLSMLQSAIGERNFRQCLGKFLRTYQFQTAEPADLWVLCAKQVNNSRFVKEMMIQWTNAAAFPLLNVTLNGTSLTVHQTDFRPAEYLAIYDEPMEEIEGDETAGGRSTITTTTTTTTIAPTGDTKAGSRWIFPVHYTTDVLNGNGTAHEDIEQHEQQSSLSVWLNSSEAVITLNHTPEWVKLNYGQTGYYRVLYDETNLNKLVNQLHTNNEVFSTQDRVGLVSDIFTLCHANLIPCHAAMELISYFPKEKEWGPIALGTNHLEKWRKILKYSECYLVLAEYVRQNLAKSIQTIGWEDAGEEETKLLRPVLMLSATLWEETDTIKFAKSLVSNFTANSVPIPPNLRSVAYIGSVLSGEFQYWQFCWDRYMAVRRERSSVLEERMELLRALGVTKDAWLQNRLLSHVITLPVFEIVQVLDAIAGTPTGGAMACRFLQAKWFDFQSKLGRGTVQFARVISAITQYGSTKFDYDELKSLVNRFGDGPGLKLLNMTLSTVAANVEWVSRSQASIYSWIENKYHF; translated from the exons GTGGCGATAGCTCGTCGCGACCGGTACGTGATGGTGTAGCCGTTTGTTCACAGAAGCGGGCACTGCTGGTGACGGCGATAGTGCTGGGAACATTGCTGG ccACTGCCCTCGTGATAGCTTATGCGGGTCCACAAACAG TATGTCCTTGCGCGGGAAAAATACCACCCGGGTACGTACCCGATGGGTACAACAGCTCGGAACCGTTTCAACCGATCGCCACCAATGGGCAACCATTTCCGTGGCTGCTGCCCACGTTACCGAACAACGTTAAACCGAATCGCTACATCCTGACCATCCATCCCAATCTGACGACGCTCGACGTAAAGG GCCAGGTATCGATAGAGCTGTACGTCGAGAAGGAAACCAACTTCGTCGTGCTACACGCGCAGGATCTTAACATTACGGAAAAG GCACTGGTGGGACCGAAAGGATTTGCCTTGAAGATTCTGCGAATGCTGGAGTACACTCCGCGCCAGCAGCTGTACATCGAGACGAGGGAAAAGCTACGGAAAAAGGCAAACTACACCCTGAGCATACGGTGGCACTCGAAGATGATACTGGATCAATTCGAGGGGGATTTCGATATGAAAAA AACGTTAGCAGCAACGGTGCTGAAACCGGGCAGTACCCGGAAAGCATTCCCATGCTTTGATGAACCCCATCTTCGGGCAGCATTCAAGATATCGCTCTTCCGAGATCGCTTCCACATAGGTCTGTCGAACTCCATCGTGCAAGATACGGATGATGTTGGATTTTACATGGGAACCGGTCTG CTACGAGACGATTTCGCCGAGACGCCACCCCTGCCACCGGATTCCGTATCCTGGGTCATCAGTGACTTTAAGCGAGAATTGCTGGAACCGTCGTCCAAGTATCAGCGTGTGAATGCGAGCAAAGCGACTAATGTAGCCGCCGGAAGTAAGCCGATTGTTCCAGCGAAAGTTCCCAAGGTGGCaagcaaaagcgaaaggaaaccgTTCCGCAATCTGACCGCCGTACTGTTGTCGAAGAATCTGTTTAAACTCACCAACAATCTGCCGACAAAagaaccggcaccggaggaAATCAACGTAGTAACCGCTCATCCGATCGATGGCAGCACGACGACTCTGGTGGGAGAGGAGCGGGAAATTATGTGGGCTGGCGAAACGTCACTAATCAGGACGGCTCCGGCCTACAGTTTCTACGCACCGGAAACCCACATCGCCAAGGGATCCTTCATACTGCACACGTCACGGGACATTCTGGAGTACCTACAGCAGTGGCTGTCGGTAGCGTACCCGCTGTCGAAGCTAGACTTTGTAGCCCTCCCGTCGTTGCTGGACGATCTGTCGAGCTCGCTGGGTTTGATTGTCTGCCGCACGTCCTTCCTCAACGAACCGAACAGTATCTCGGCGAAAGAGTACCACATGTCGGTGGTCAAGATATCGGAGGGCATCGTGAAGCAGTACTTTGGTGGGCTGATCTCACCGAAGGCCTGGAAGCACAAGTGGCTCTGGGAGGGATTGATACGCTACCTGAGCCGCTTTCTGCTGTCCACCATTCAGCCGCTGTGGCCGATGAAGGAGCTGTTTCTGATCGACACGCTGACCAAGGCACTCGATATCGATGCGTTGCAGGGCTGGGATAGCATCAGTGCCGGTGCTAGCGATACCGGCGACAATGATCCGTTTTTCGTCGACAAATCGGCTTCGCTGCTGTCGATGCTACAGTCGGCTATCGGGGAGCGCAACTTTCGCCAGTGTTTGGGCAAATTCCTGCGAACGTATCAGTTCCAGACGGCCGAACCGGCCGACCTGtgggtgctgtgcgcgaagcAGGTGAACAATAGTCGCTTCGTCAAGGAAATGATGATCCAGTGGACCAATGCGGCGGCTTTTCCTCTGCTGAACGTGACATTGAACGGGACCAGTTTAACCGTACACCAGACGGACTTCCGGCCGGCCGAGTATCTCGCCATCTACGATGAGCCGATGGAAGAAATCGAAGGAGATGAAACGGCTGGAGGACGAAGTACgatcacgaccacgacgacgaccactacTATTGCACCAACGGGAGATACGAAAGCTGGTTCGAGATGGATCTTCCCGGTTCACTACACCACGGATGTGctgaacggaaatggaacagCGCATGAGGACATCGAACAACATGAACAACAGTCGAGTTTGAGTGTTTGGCTAAATTCGAGCGAAG CGGTTATAACACTGAACCACACTCCCGAGTGGGTCAAGCTAAACTATGGTCAAACAGGATATTACCGAGTGCTGTACGATGAGACCAATTTGAACAAATTAGTCAACCAACTGCACACCAACAATGAAGTGTTTAGTACCCAG GATCGCGTTGGTTTGGTGTCGGATATTTTCACCCTGTGTCACGCCAATCTGATACCGTGCCATGCCGCAATGGAGCTAATTTCGTACTTCCCCAAGGAAAAGGAATGGGGCCCGATAGCGCTCGGTACGAATCACCTTGAGAAATGGCGCAAGATCCTGAAGTACTCCGAATGCTACCTGGTGTTGGCCGAATATGTGCGGCAAAATTTGGCCAAATCGATACAGACAATCGGTTGGGAGGATGCCGGCGAAGAGGAAACCAAGCTGCTGCGCCCGGTGCTGATGCTCAGTGCGACACTTTGGGAAGAGACGGACACGATCAAGTTCGCCAAGAGTTTAGTGTCGAATTTCACGGCAAACTCCGTACCGATACCACCGAATTTGCGCTCGGTCGCCTACATTGGGTCCGTGCTGTCCGGGGAGTTCCAGTACTGGCAGTTTTGCTGGGATCGCTACATGGCCGTGCGTCGCGAGCGAAGTTCCGTGCTCGAGGAACGAATGGAGCTGCTGCGGGCGCTCGGGGTGACGAAAGATGCCTGGCTGCAGAACCGATTGCTCTCGCACGTGATCACTCTACCGGTGTTCGAGATCGTGCAGGTGCTGGACGCGATCGCCGGTACGCCCACGGGTGGTGCAATGGCTTGCCGGTTTTTGCAGGCGAAATGGTTCGACTTCCAGTCCAAACTTGGACGTGGTACGGTACAGTTTGCTCGCGTCATTTCCGCCATCACGCAGTACGGTTCGACCAAGTTCGACTACGATGAG CTTAAGTCGCTTGTAAATCGTTTTGGCGACGGACCTGGCCTGAAGCTACTGAACATGACGCTGAGTACGGTGGCAGCCAACGTGGAGTGGGTGAGCCGTTCGCAGGCATCCATATACAGCTGGATCGAGAACAAATATCACTTCTGA